The genomic DNA ACCTGCATGGGGCGGGCCTTATAAGAGAGGCCCGGCGCATGGACGAGCAGGTAACCTTCTTCGGGATCGGTGGCGCGAGGATGCGGGAGGCGGGAGCCGAGACTCTCGTCGATGCGTCCGACATGGCGGTCGTGGGCCTTTTCGAGGTGGCGGCTCATTTCGACGTCATCTACAGGGCCTATGCCACGCTTCGGGATATCCTCCGAAAAGATCCTCCTGATCTTCTTATCCTCATCGACTACCCCGATTTCAATCTGCGGCTGGCGAAAGTGGCGAAACGGGCGGGTGTCCGCGTCCTATACTATATCAGTCCGCAGGTCTGGGCCTGGCGGGTGGGGCGGGTGAAGAAGATCGCCCGGCTCGTGGATCGGATGGCGGTAGTTTTTCCCTTCGAGGTTCCTTTTTACGAGAAGGAGGGTGTGCCGGTGAGTTTCGTAGGGCACCCCCTGCTCGATGTAGTTCACCCTACGATGTCGCCTGAGGAAGCCCGCGCTTTTTTCGGTCTCGACTCCACTAAGCGGACAGTCGGTCTTTTTCCGGGGAGCCGACGGGGGGAGATCAAGAGGCTCCTCCCGGTGATCCTCGAAACGGCCCTCCTGCTACGCGGACGTTTTCCGGACCTTCAGTTCGTTCTGCCCCTTGCTTCCAGCCTTAACCGCCAAGACCTCGCTCCACATCTGGAAGGATCGGGGCTGAACATAACTGTCGTGGAGGGGAAAGGGTACGACGTCATGCAGGTGTGTGACGCCATTATCTCCGTATCAGGCACCGTCACCCTCGAAATCGCCCTCATTGGAACCCCGATGGTGATCATCTACCGGGTGTCCCCCTTCACGTACCAAGTGGCAAAGCGCCTCGTCCGTGTCGATCACATCGGCCTCTGTAACATAGTGGCGGGGGAACGGGCGGTGCGGGAACTCGTTCAGGATGAAGCGCGGCCTGAAATTATTGCCGACGAAATAACGCGGATACTTACCGATGATGAATATGCAGCGAGCATACGTAGCAAGCTGGTTGCTGTGCGCGGAAAACTTGGTTGCGGCGGCTGTTCTGCGCAAGTCGCCCGACTTGCTCTCGACATGTTGGCCTGAAAAAACACATGGACACCTTTAAAAGAATTCTTCGATACAGCAAACCCTATTGGTGGCGCATCGTCATTTCGGCGATCTTCTCAATGGTAGTGGGAGGGATGGACGGGCTGTTCGCCTACCTTACGGGACCGCTCCTGAAGCAGATCTTTTCGGGGAAGGATCAGCGTATCCTTCTTCTTCTCCCCCTGGCCGTCATTGGGATCTTCTTTGTCCGCGGGATGGGACGGTACATCAACGAATACTTCATCAGGACTGCTGGGCAGCTGGCGGTACAGAATATCCGCAACGACGTCTACCGCAACGGGATGTTTCTTGGCTTGCGCTTTTTCCACGCGCACCCCACGGGAACGCTCATGTCGCGGGTACTCAACGATGTGAATGCAATGCAGGAGGGGGTTGGAAACGTTATCACCGGCCTCTTCAGGGACGGTTTTGGCGCACTCTTCCTCCTGGGCATGATTTTCTACCTCAACTGGAAGCTTGCGATCATCGCATTTCTTGTAATTCCGCTCACTGTAGTACCGGCGCAGAAGATCGGCAGGCGGATCAAATCTCTTTCCTCCGCCAGCCAGGGAAAGATGGGGGACATATCCAGCATACTGCAGGAAACCTTTTCCGGTATCAAGGTGATCAAGGCCTTCGGTCTGGAGGAGCGGGAGATCGGGAAGTTTCACGCAAAGAACCTCGAGTACTACCGGTTTATGCGCAAATCCATCAAGTACGAGGGCCTCTCCGTACCGGTAATGGAACTCCTGACATCGCTCGGGATAGCCGCGGTCATCTGGTACGGAGGGTATCAGGTCATCAACGGCAGTATGAAGCCTGATGCGTTCCTGTCGTTTATCGCGGCCATGATCCTCCTCTACAACCCCATCAAGAAGCTGAACAGTGCCTACAATGTCGCTCAGCGAGCGATCGGTGCAGCAGTGCGCGTCTTTGAAATGATAGACGAACCGCGCGACATCGTAGATCATCCGGATGCGGTGTCCGCAGGACGTGTGAAGGGAGAGGTCAGGTTCGACAAGGTTTCCTTCAGGTACGGAGAAGACGATGAGCCCGTTCTTCGTGAGGTTGACCTCACAGCCGGCAAAGGGGAGATTATCGCTCTGGTCGGTCCTTCCGGCAGCGGCAAGACTACGTTTGTCTCGCTCATTCCCAGATTTTATGACGTTACCGAAGGTGGCGTCACAATTGACGGGATTGATGTGCGGCGGATCAGACTTCGGGATCTCATGCGCCAGATCGCACTGGTCGATCAGGAGACGGTCCTTTTCAACGATACCATCGCCAACAACATCAGGTACGGGAAGAGCGATGCCACTGATGCCGAGGTGGAGGCAGCGGCAAGGGCAGCCTACGCCCATGACTTCATCCTCGACATGCCGGAAGGATACGAAACCAACATCGGTGACCGTGGTGTGCGTCTCTCTGGTGGGCAGCGGCAGCGCCTATGCATTGCACGGGCGATTCTCAAGGACGCCCCGATCCTCATCCTCGACGAAGCTACAAGCGCACTCGATACCGAAAGCGAGCAGATGGTTCAGGAAGCCCTGAACAACCTGATGGCGAACCGGACGACTTTTGTCATTGCCCACCGGCTATCGACCGTTCTGCATGCAGACAGGATCGTAGTACTGGAAAACGGCAGAATCGTCGAATCCGGGCGCCATGACCAACTGGTTGCTCAGGCTGGCCTCTACCAGAAACTCTACGCAATGCAGTTCCAAACCTGATGAAAAACCTTCTCCTTACATTAAAGAAACGGTTCCCGAGCGTTCTCCCCTGGCTCGCTTATTCGGTACTACGGATGCTCTTCACCACCCTCCGGGTGCGACTCGTGAACGTGGAGATTCCCCGGGGGTACCATGAGAGAGGGGAAGGGATAATTCAGGTGATGTGGCATAGCAGGCTGTGTGTAAGCCCCTTTGCCTATCAAGGCAACAAAGGGCATATCCTCATCAGCAGCCACGGGGACGGAGAGATCATTGCAAGAATCACCGCGCTTTTCGGGTTTGAGCACATACGCGGTTCATCATCCAAAGGGGCCGATAAGGCGCTCAAGCAGATGCTGAGGCTTGCGAGGCGGAATGAAGACCTCATAGTCACCCCCGACGGGCCTCGGGGGCCGGCCGAGGTCGTTAAGCCGGGTGTAGCACAGATCGCCAAGCTCACCGGGTTACCGGTGCTCCCTTTTGCCATTTCGGCTTCCAGGAAAGTGCGTCTAAAGAGCTGGGACAGGTTCATGATCCCTCTTCCCTTTACAAAATGCTTCTTCGTCTGGGGGGAGCCGCTGCGCTGCGGCGTGGAGGAGGAGATCGAGCAGTTCCGCCAGCGGGTCGAGGGTGCCCTCTGCAAGGTCACGGCTGAAGCCGACGGGATGGCGGCAGCATGACCAACGTTATCTACACCCTCCTCCTGTGGGTGGCATTGCCGGTTGTAATTGCGTACCATTGCTTCCGATCTGTCAGCAGAGGCCGCCCGGCGGCGCTGGCCGAGCGGTTCGGGTTTGTCCCGCAGGATGAGCTCAAAGGTCTTTCCGGTGCCGAGGTGATATGGGTCCATGCCGTCTCCGTCGGTGAAACGATGGCCGTAGTTCCTCTCCTCAAGGCGCTGAAAAGACGCTGGCCGGAGCGCAAGATCCTTCTCAGCAATACGACGGAGACGGGTCGTGAGGTATCCGGCACCATCGCAGAAGTTGACTGTCGCTGCTACTTTCCTTTCGATTACCCGTTTGCGGTTTCCCGCTTGCTGCGGCGCGTGCGGCCCTCCCTGATCGTGGTAGTCGAAACTGAGATCTGGCCGAATTTTCTTCGCACAGCCCGATGCATGGGGGTACCGGTTGCGATGGTCAACGGTCGTATATCGGACCGCTCCTTCGGGAGGTACCTGAAGCTTAAGCGGTTCTTTCAGCCGGTGCTGGGCTGCTTTTCCGCCTTCTGCATGCAGAGTGACGAAGACGCCAGACGGATAGGGGAGATCGGTGCAGACCCGGTCAAGGTGCATAGTGTGGGGAACCTGAAGTACGATGTTCCTGGCGCATTGCCTTCGCCGGACGTACGCCGCGAACTGCGGCGAAGCTACCAGATCCCCGAGAACTGCATCGTCTTCACTGCCGGGAGCACCCATCAGGGTGAAGATGAGGTGGTTATTGGTGCTTTCAGAAAGGTTTCTGCCGAGATTACGGCTATGAACCTCGTGCTCGTACCTCGTCATCCGGAACGCGCTGCCGCGGTAGGTGAGCTTCTGAGCACTCTCGAAATTCCGTTCGTTCTGCGTTCTCAGCTCCACCTGCGGGAGAAGCCATTGTCGGCAGGGGAGGTGCTGCTTGTCGACAGGGTTGGGGAGCTGAACCGGTTGTATTCATTATCCGACATCGCTTTCGTCGGCGGCAGCCTGGTCCCGACCGGCGGACACAACGTCCTGGAGCCAGCAGCATGTGGTGTCCCTGTGCTGTTCGGACCTCATATGTCCAACTTTCGCGAGATAGCAGCGGATATCCTCAAGTCAGGCGGCGCCATTCGGGTGGAAGACGGCGCAGTCATGGAGGAATCTCTTCGATCTCTCTGTATGGACCCGGCTCTCCGGCAGGAGATGGGGCAACGGGGCCTGAGCTGGTTGCAGGTTTCGGGAGGAGCGGTGGATCGGCATATCGAGGTGCTTGCGCGTTTGCAGGGGCGAGAAAAATCAGAGTCCAGTCTGAATGAGTGCAGCAGTGGCAAACGTTGAGCTATACTTCAGAGAGCTGATAGAGGGAAAACGGCAATCTGTGCGGGATCGCCTCGTCCTGGCACTCCTTGTAGCAGCCACCTTTCCGTATGGCCTCATCATGCGCTTTCGTGCCTGCCTCTATGCTTTCGGTCTCCTCCGCTCATATAGGCTTTCGAAACCGGTGGTGTCGGTTGGAAATCTTACTGTGGGCGGCACCGGCAAGACTCCCTCAGTGGCCTGGATCGCGCGCTTTTTTCTTCAGCAGGGCAAACGCGTAGCCGTTCTCTCCCGTGGTTATGGCGGCACCAGTCACGGGACTACAAAGATCGTGAGCGACGGAAAGGATATTTTTCTCTCGGCTTCCGAAGCGGGAGACGAACCTTACATGCTGGCGGCTACGGTTCCCGGTCTCATGGTTGTCATCGGTCCGGATCGATACCGTGCCGGAAGGCTTGCAGAGGAAAAGCTCAACCCCGACATTTTCATTCTTGATGACGGGTTCCAGCACCAGCGCCTAAGGCGGGACTTCGACATCCTTCTCATGGACTGCACGCGACCTTACGGTAATGGACGTTTGTTGCCTGCCGGTATGCTGCGGGAGAATCCTTCGGCGGCGAAGCGGGCGGATATGGTGATTTACACGAGATGTGGCAATGGGTCAGCGCCGACACTTCATTCCGATCTCGCTTCATGTCGTGCCGGACACGGTCTGACAGGTATTGTTGCATTTGGCGAGAACGAACTGCAGCCCTTCAACGTGCTGGAGGGTTCCCGGGTGATGGCCTTCGCCGGCATTGCCGACCCCGCTTCCTTTTTCGATGCCCTGGAAGAAGCGGGTGTCCGCCTCATCACAACTCTTGCATTTCCTGACCATGCCACGTACGGTGATGAGGAGCTTGCAGCACTGGTCCGGTTGCGAGATGCATCCCGCTCACAATATCTTCTGACGACGGAAAAAGATGCGGTGAAGCTCGTAGGCATGCAGGAAAAACTTGGCGAGACGTTTGCCGTGCGGCTGGAGATGCGGTTCGAAGATGATACCCAGCTGCGGGCGTATCTTCAGAAATTTCTTTAGGTAGAGGTGTCTCTATGGCATTATCGCAGGAACTGCTCGATATCCTGGTGTGCCCCCAGTGCAAGGGTGAACTTGAGCTTTTAGGAAATAGTGCTGCACTTCTCTGCAGTCCCTGTCGTCTCAAGTATCCGATACGGGACGACATCCCGGTCATGCTCGTTGATGAAGCGGAGAAAATAGGGCAGGATTGAAGGGTGAAGATTGAAGGTTGAAGCAAAAAAAAGAATCCTCGTTCTGCGGTACCGGTTCATCGGGGACACCATTCTTACCGTTCCTTTCCTGCGAAACCTGCGTCGGGCCGAACCCGATGCGTTCATTGCATGGGTGGTTGCTCCAGGCTCCGCCGAGGTGGTGCAGGGAATTCCCTATGTTGATGAACTGATCTTCTGGGACCCTCCCACTATCCACGCCGACAGCCGCTCCACCCATCGGACCTTTCGGGACAAGGTTTCCTTTATTCGGGAGTTGCGGGCGAGAAAGTTCGACAAGGTCTATGTGCTGAAACGCTCCCTTTCCAGCGCCATCATGGCGATTCTTTCAGGGGCTCGGGAAAGGGTCGGGTTCGATACCGAAGGGCGCGGATTTCTCCTTACGAAACGTGTACCTTACAGGCACGATCAGCACGAGGTGCAGAATTTCCTGGACGTTCTGCGGGCTGACGGGGTGAAGGTCGAAGACGACCATCTTGAAGCATGGCTTACGGAGGAGGAACGACAGTTCACCGAGGATTATTTTTTGCGCGCAGGGGTAGCAGCAGATGAGCCCATTGTAGGCATCCATCCTTTTTCTGCCAATCCTCCCCGAGCGTGGCATATCGATAACTTCATCGAAGTGGCCAGACGGCTTCAGGAAAACTACGGCGCGCGGATTCTGTTCTTCGGCGGTCCCAGAGACGAGGAAGCACTTCCCGCTCTCCGTGCAGGGCTGACTACCCCACCCCTTTTTGCGGTCGGGAAGACAACGCTCCGCCAGACCATGGCACTCCTTTCTCGCTGCAAGCTTCTCGTCTGCAATGACAGCGGAATCATGCACCTAGCAGCATCGATGCAGGTGCCACTAGTTGCGATTTTTGGACCGCAGTCGCCGGTTAAGTTCGGGCCGTGGGGAGAGAATAGCCGCGTCGTGTACAGTGCTTTTCAGTGCTCTCCGTGCCGGCAAAAATTTTTTAAGGAGTGCGAGCCGACCGAGCGCGGGAGGCCTGAATGCGTCGAAGCCATCGACGTCGATGCCGTCTTCACTCAATGCACGACGCTCCTCGATTCCCGGAGGGAGAGAGGATGACACTGATTGAGCGTCCGCGCCTGTCCGCTTTTGTCATCACTAAGAATGAGGGCGCAAAGATCCTGGAGTGTCTTGGATCCCTGCAGTGGGTGGATGAGGTGGTCGTGGTGGATGACTACAGCACTGACGACACGGTCCCAAAATGCTCCAACTTCGCTAACGTTCGAGTAGTGCACCATCCGTTCGCCAGTTTCAGGGACCAGAAGAGTCATGCCATGTCATTGACTAGCAATGAGTGGGTCCTTGAGATTGATGCGGACGAGCGCGTTTCCAACGAGATGAAAAGCGCTGTACTTGCGCTTTCACAGGCTGACTTTTCCGAATTCGACGCGTTTGCCTTCCGCCGCCTCACGAACTTCTGGGGTAAGTGGATCAGGCACGGCTCCTTCTATCCCGATTACAAGGTGCGGCTGTACAACAAGCGAAACGGAGCCTGGAGCGACAGTACAATTCATGAACGTTTCGTGCCCCGGGGGAAGATCAAGCGGATTGCAGCCGATATCATCCATGATCAGGACCTCGACCTGACTGCCTACTTCCAACGGACCACCAGGTACTCCGAACTTTCAGCCCTCGATTACCACAGCCGAGGAAAACGTTCTAAGTGGCACCACTATACCCTGCGACCCGTTTATACATTCTTCTACCGCTACCTCTTCCGGCTTGGTTGTCTGGATGGCGTGCAAGGTTTCGTTGTTTCCGCGATGGGCGCTATAGGTACATTTCAGAAGTACATGCGGCTGTTTGAGTTGCAGAAGGGCCGTCGGAGGGTTTGATGGATACGGGTGGATCAACCGGACAATCATGTGCCGGTAGTGCCCCATTGGTTACAGTCATCACGGTAGTCCGTAATGGCGCAACAGTTGCTGAACGAACTCTGAAGAGTGTAATCAGCCAGCGGGACCAGCACCTGGAGTACATAGTCATAGATGGAGGGTCGACAGACGGCACTGTTGATCTGCTGAGAGAGAACGACCATGCTATTGACTACTGGATAAGCGAGTCCGATGACGGCATTTACGATGCCATGAACAAAGGCATAGCTCATAGCAGCGGTGACTACCTGCTCTTTCTCAATGCTGGAGACGAATTGGTTGTTAACCTCAAGGAGATTGAGGATTACTTCAAAGCAGGTTATGTGATTGTCTATGGCAAAGCCAGCATGCTGGAGAATGATGGGAGATTCGTATATACGAAAGGCAAAAAACTAAGAAGCCCGAACAAAATGATTACAGGCATGCGACTGTGCCACCAGGCCATCTTCTACCGTAGAGATGCGATAGGGGGGGGGTATGACGCCGGATATCGCATCTTGGCGGACAGGGTCCTTACCCATGAGCTGATGAAAAAGCATGGTATCAACAGAACTTTGTTCATCGACAAAGTAATCTGCACCTATTACGAAGGTGGATTCAGCAGGCAGAATCCCGAGCAATGGAAGGTGGAAGAAATACGATTTTTACGATCCAATGGCAGGTATTTGTATGCCGAATATCGAAGGCTAAGCTGGTTCTGGAAAAAAATGAAAAGAGCTGCACGTGATGTCTAGAGAAAAACTACCACTGGTCAGCATACTGGTCCCGGTCTACAACAGGGAAGCGCTGGTACAGGTATGTATCGAGTCGGCCCTTGTTCAGACAGTGTCAAATATCGAAGTTGTTGTTGTCGATAACGCCAGCACTGACGGCACCTTCGAGGTGTGCACGGAGCTGGCTGCACGAGATCCGCGGGTTCGGGTCTTTCGAAACGCCAGTAACATCGGACCTGTTCGAAACTGGATTCGATGCATCGAGGAGGCCCGGGGGGCATACGGGAAGGTATTGTTTTCCGATGATCTCATGGCTCCCGATTACCTGGAGAAGACGCTCCCATTTATGGAAATCAATGAAGTGGGTTTTGTCTTTACTCCGGCTTTTGTCGGTCCCGAGCCCTTCAGTGGCAACATTTCCTACCAGTTCACCGGGCGGACCGGCACCTTCCCTTCTTCCCGCTTCATCAGTACCGGCCTCTTCAATGGAGATGTTCCATTTTCACCCGGCGGTGCGCTTTTTCGGATGAACGACCTGCGTAAGAATCTGCTCCGTGAGATTCCTTCACCAACGATTAATGATTTTCTGGACCATGGAGCCGGGCCTGATTTTCTTCTCTACCTTTTAACTGCCGCACAATATCCGAAGGTGGCTTATCTACACGAACCGCTTTCTTACTTCCGCGCCCACGGCGGGTCTATAACTATGAGTTCAGTCAAACCGTATATTGCCCAGTGTTACCGGCAGGCGCGGCTTTGGTTTGCCGAGCAGTATTTGACTGATAGGTGGTTGAAGATGCTGTACGTTTATGAATGGAAACGGGAGACGAATGAAAAGGGAAAAAGGGAGTCGGTTGACCAGTTTGTCAGGCAATTCACTTTGAGTGGTCTTACGATTTCCATTCCGAGTATAGTTTACGGACTCGCCTTCTCTAAATTATTCAAAAAAGGTGTCCTGACACTGCCAGGAGGGAAGGGGAGGATAAAGGTGGCGAGTATATGAAAGTTGTCATTCTAGCGGGAGGGCTCGGCACTCGCTTAAGCGAGGAAACGGTCCTCAGGCCCAAGCCTATGGTTGAGATAGGTGGTAAGCCGATTTTATGGCATATTATGAAGATATACTCCTACTATGGATTCAACGAATTTATCGTATGTCTCGGCTTCAAGGGGTATGTGATCAAGGAATACTTCTCCAACTACTTCCTGCATATGAGCGATGTGACCTTCGACATGGCAAACAACTCGATGACTGTGCATGAACGGTATGCCGAGCCTTGGAAGGTGACGCTTGTTGATACCGGTATGGACTCCATGACCGGAGGGCGGGTCAAACGAATCGAGCCTTATATCAATAATGAAACTTTCATGCTTACGTATGGGGATGGAGTGGCTGATGTGGATATCCCTGCATTGCTTGCTTTTCATAAGAGACAGGGGAGGCTCGCTACCGTCACCACCACGCAGCCTGCCGGCAGGTTCGGCGCGTTAAGCCTTACTTCCGATAACAGGGTCGCTTCTTTCCATGAGAAACCGGCAGGGGATGGTGCGTGGATAAATGGTGGATTTTTCGTATTGGAACCCGGCGTCATGGAATTGATCGCTGGTGATTCTACGGTATTCGAAAAGGAACCGCTTGAACGCCTTGCCGCAGAAGGTGAACTCGCAGCGTTCAGGCACTCAGGTTTCTGGCAACCGATGGACACCCTGCGCGATAAGACTCATCTGGAAGATCTTTGGAATTCGGGGACCGCGCCCTGGAAAGTATGGGGGCAGCGGGCAGAAAACGATGCCAAGGGCGAGAATAATGCTGGATAAAGCTTTCTGGAACAACAGGAAGGTGTTTGTCACCGGCCACACCGGGTTCAAAGGCGCCTGGCTCAGTCTCTGGCTGCATCGAATGGGAGCGGTCGTAACGGGCTACGCTCTTCACCCGCCAACGAATCCCAACCTCTTTGAACTGGCCCGAGTAGGAGAGGTAGTGGATTCTGTCATTGCCGATGTGCGTGATGGCGAAGCGGTGGGCAAAGCCATGATCTCGGCTGCACCGGATGTTGTCATTCATATGGCGGCTCAGCCCCTTGTCCGTGACTCGTATGTTAATCCTGCTGAAACCTATGCTATCAACGTAATGGGCACGGTCAATGTGTTCGAGGCGGTCCGCCGATGCCGAAGCGTGAAAGCCATCATAAATGTGACAACTGACAAGTGTTACGAAAACCGGGAGTGGGTCTGGGGCTACCGGGAGAACGAACCAATGGGGGGGTATGACCCCTATTCGAGCAGCAAAGCCTGTTCCGAGCTGGTTACAGCTGCTTACAGAAATTCCTTCTTTAATCCGCGAGACTTCTCTTCGCACGGCGTTGCTGTCGCTTCGGCACGGGCAGGCAATGTCATAGGAGGTGGCGACTGGGCTGCCGACCGGCTGGTCCCAGACTGTGTCAGGGCCCTCTTACAGGGGGAGAAACTAGTGCTCAGGAATCCTGAGGCAGTCAGACCCTGGCAGCATGTCCTGGAGCCGCTGAGTGGTTATCTCCTGCTGGCTCAGCACCTAGTCGAGGGCGGCGCTCGCTATGGAGAGGCATGGAACTTCGGACCCCGTGACGAAGATGCGAGGCCGGTGGAATGGATTGCGCAGACTCTCTGTGCGTCTTGGGGGAATGGCGCAACCTATGAGGTTGACAGCGGTCAGCACCCGCACGAGGCGCATTACCTCAAGCTCGATTGCTCGAAGGCTGGGGGCAAATTGGGGTGGAACCCCAGATGGGATCTGGCGAAATCACTCGACCTGATCGTGGACTGGACGAAGGCTTACCAGAGAAACGAAGATATGAGAGATGTCTGCCTGAGGCAGATCAGCGAGTACGACGCAGAATGACCGAATTTCTTGTCTTACGATGCATAGGAGTATCCGATGGACATAACAGCCGAAACTGAAAAAGAGCTTCGCGACCGAGCAATAGCCGCTGCTATAGAGTATTACCAGTTTAAACATGCGGGCCGAAAGCCGTTCACACCGGGGGACCGAATCCCGTATGCCGGACGGGTGTTCGATGAGCAGGAAATTGCGGCTCTTGTAGATTCTTCTCTCGAGTTCTGGCTGACGACCGGAAGGTATGCTGAGAGGTTTGAGAAGGAACTCGGAAGTTTCCTCGGAGTTCAACACTGCTCCCTCACCAATTCCGGATCTTCTGCCAATCTTCTGGCATTCATGTCGCTGACATCCCCCAGGCTCGGGGACAGGAGAGTGAAACGCGGCGATGAGATTATAACCGTGGCTGCCGGGTTCCCCACCACTGTGGCCCCGATCATTCAATACGGCGCTGTCCCGGTTTTTGTCGACGTTACACTTCCGACTTACAACATAGATTGCACGCAGCTTGAGCAGGCACTATCGGAGAAAACAAAGGGGGTGATGGTTGCACACACCCTCGGGAATCCGTTTGATCTGCACGCCGTACGGGAGTTTTGCGACCGGCACTCTCTCTGGCTGATAGAAGACAACTGCGATGCTCTAGACTCACGTTTCTTTTTCCGCGGTGAGTGGCGGTATACCGGGACTATGGGTGACCTCGGCACATCGAGCTTTTATCCCCCACATCACATGACCATGGGAGAGGGTGGTGCAGTTTATACGGACAATACTACTCTTGCGCGACTGGTGGAATCTTTTCGTGATTGGGGCAGGGACTGCTGGTGCTCATCGGGACGCGACAATACTTGTGGCAAGCGCTTCACGCAGCAATTTGGCGAACTTCCATACGGCTATGATCACAAATATGTTTACTCCCACTTCGGCTATAACCTGAAAGTTACCGATATGCAGGCCGCGATAGGGTGCGCTCAGCTAGGTAAACTGGCGGCCTTCTCTGAAGCAAGGAGAAGCAACTGGCGCAAGTATCGTGAAGGGCTGTCCAATCTGGGCGATCGATTTGTTCTGCCTGAACCGACTGCGGGTTCGGATCCGTCGTGGTTCGGTTTCCTGCTAACGGTCAGGGAAGGCTGTGGTTTTACACGTGACAGAATCGTCGCTCACCTTGAGTCGAAAGGAGTTCAGACGAGGATGCTCTTCGCAGGGAACCTGACGAAGCATCCGTGTTTCGACGAGATGAGGGAGAGTGGTGAGGGTTTCCGAATCGCCGGAGAACTGCTGAATACGGACCGGATAATGAATGACTCATTCTGGGTCGGCGTATATCCGGGTCTCACGGACTCGATGAGCGACTTCGTTATTGAGAAGATCCGGGAGTTTTGCAGCAGATGAAGATTGTTGTAACGGGAGCAACGGGGTTTTTGGGGAGCCGTCTCGTAAGGGCGCTGCTGAAAAGCGGTCATACCCCCGTGGTGCTAAAACGGAGCTTTTCCGATCTTGGACGGATCCGTGATCTATTGCCTGCCCTCATGGCCTACGACATTGATCTCTGCGGTCTACAGTTCCCGTTTAGA from Geobacter sp. DSM 9736 includes the following:
- the rfbF gene encoding glucose-1-phosphate cytidylyltransferase, producing the protein MKVVILAGGLGTRLSEETVLRPKPMVEIGGKPILWHIMKIYSYYGFNEFIVCLGFKGYVIKEYFSNYFLHMSDVTFDMANNSMTVHERYAEPWKVTLVDTGMDSMTGGRVKRIEPYINNETFMLTYGDGVADVDIPALLAFHKRQGRLATVTTTQPAGRFGALSLTSDNRVASFHEKPAGDGAWINGGFFVLEPGVMELIAGDSTVFEKEPLERLAAEGELAAFRHSGFWQPMDTLRDKTHLEDLWNSGTAPWKVWGQRAENDAKGENNAG
- a CDS encoding glycosyltransferase family 2 protein, which translates into the protein MTLIERPRLSAFVITKNEGAKILECLGSLQWVDEVVVVDDYSTDDTVPKCSNFANVRVVHHPFASFRDQKSHAMSLTSNEWVLEIDADERVSNEMKSAVLALSQADFSEFDAFAFRRLTNFWGKWIRHGSFYPDYKVRLYNKRNGAWSDSTIHERFVPRGKIKRIAADIIHDQDLDLTAYFQRTTRYSELSALDYHSRGKRSKWHHYTLRPVYTFFYRYLFRLGCLDGVQGFVVSAMGAIGTFQKYMRLFELQKGRRRV
- a CDS encoding glycosyltransferase family 2 protein, with the translated sequence MSREKLPLVSILVPVYNREALVQVCIESALVQTVSNIEVVVVDNASTDGTFEVCTELAARDPRVRVFRNASNIGPVRNWIRCIEEARGAYGKVLFSDDLMAPDYLEKTLPFMEINEVGFVFTPAFVGPEPFSGNISYQFTGRTGTFPSSRFISTGLFNGDVPFSPGGALFRMNDLRKNLLREIPSPTINDFLDHGAGPDFLLYLLTAAQYPKVAYLHEPLSYFRAHGGSITMSSVKPYIAQCYRQARLWFAEQYLTDRWLKMLYVYEWKRETNEKGKRESVDQFVRQFTLSGLTISIPSIVYGLAFSKLFKKGVLTLPGGKGRIKVASI
- the rfbH gene encoding lipopolysaccharide biosynthesis protein RfbH; translation: MDITAETEKELRDRAIAAAIEYYQFKHAGRKPFTPGDRIPYAGRVFDEQEIAALVDSSLEFWLTTGRYAERFEKELGSFLGVQHCSLTNSGSSANLLAFMSLTSPRLGDRRVKRGDEIITVAAGFPTTVAPIIQYGAVPVFVDVTLPTYNIDCTQLEQALSEKTKGVMVAHTLGNPFDLHAVREFCDRHSLWLIEDNCDALDSRFFFRGEWRYTGTMGDLGTSSFYPPHHMTMGEGGAVYTDNTTLARLVESFRDWGRDCWCSSGRDNTCGKRFTQQFGELPYGYDHKYVYSHFGYNLKVTDMQAAIGCAQLGKLAAFSEARRSNWRKYREGLSNLGDRFVLPEPTAGSDPSWFGFLLTVREGCGFTRDRIVAHLESKGVQTRMLFAGNLTKHPCFDEMRESGEGFRIAGELLNTDRIMNDSFWVGVYPGLTDSMSDFVIEKIREFCSR
- the rfbG gene encoding CDP-glucose 4,6-dehydratase, whose translation is MLDKAFWNNRKVFVTGHTGFKGAWLSLWLHRMGAVVTGYALHPPTNPNLFELARVGEVVDSVIADVRDGEAVGKAMISAAPDVVIHMAAQPLVRDSYVNPAETYAINVMGTVNVFEAVRRCRSVKAIINVTTDKCYENREWVWGYRENEPMGGYDPYSSSKACSELVTAAYRNSFFNPRDFSSHGVAVASARAGNVIGGGDWAADRLVPDCVRALLQGEKLVLRNPEAVRPWQHVLEPLSGYLLLAQHLVEGGARYGEAWNFGPRDEDARPVEWIAQTLCASWGNGATYEVDSGQHPHEAHYLKLDCSKAGGKLGWNPRWDLAKSLDLIVDWTKAYQRNEDMRDVCLRQISEYDAE
- a CDS encoding glycosyltransferase family 2 protein, which produces MDTGGSTGQSCAGSAPLVTVITVVRNGATVAERTLKSVISQRDQHLEYIVIDGGSTDGTVDLLRENDHAIDYWISESDDGIYDAMNKGIAHSSGDYLLFLNAGDELVVNLKEIEDYFKAGYVIVYGKASMLENDGRFVYTKGKKLRSPNKMITGMRLCHQAIFYRRDAIGGGYDAGYRILADRVLTHELMKKHGINRTLFIDKVICTYYEGGFSRQNPEQWKVEEIRFLRSNGRYLYAEYRRLSWFWKKMKRAARDV